One genomic segment of Ricinus communis isolate WT05 ecotype wild-type chromosome 5, ASM1957865v1, whole genome shotgun sequence includes these proteins:
- the LOC8285076 gene encoding cyclic nucleotide-gated ion channel 2 isoform X2 — protein sequence MRKHSNVNDNNCRNDTVFHGSTTTKCFACTQVGVPIFHSTSCDSTTSQQPHWQALAGSSLIPIQTPPGNHPFPDPTRKLPPLQFGSVLDPRSQLVQWWNRVFLLARGISLAVDPLFFYALTLSIGKGGAPCLYVDNNVAAAVTVARTCLDAVQFWRVWLQFRLAYVSKESLVFGCGELVWDARAIATHYVKSFKGFWFDVFVILPFPQATVWLLVPRLITQEKIKLVPTIILVIGGCWYVLATQSVVKCLKEQCERNGNYKLSLSCSGGVCYQFMYPEDKFGNTCGNSTKLIAKPLCLDDDGPFNHGIYSQGLLVVTSHSLAVRILYPIFWGLLNLSSFGNELAPTSNLVEVMFSIFIVLCGLTLFTLMVGNIQVFLSVMLAKNKDMQLKRRDIEWWMRRRQLPSDLRRRMRHFDSQRWAIMGGEDEIKWIEELPEGLRRDIKRFLCLDLIKKAPLFHNLDDLILDNICDRVKPLIFCKGEKIIREGDPVPRMYFIVRGRAKRSQSLSKGMVGSSVLEPGGFLGDELLSWCLQRPFRDRLPASSATFVCLEPTEAFGLDANHLRYITDHFRYTFASEKLKRTMRYYSSNWRTWAAVNIQFAWRRYRMRTRGLVIPVVMHGNIENLLRQYAAMFLSLRPHDHLE from the exons ATGAGAAAACACAGCAATGTCAACGACAACAACTGCAGAAACGACACCGTTTTTCACGGCTCCACCACCACCAAGTGTTTCGCATGCACACAAGTTGGCGTCCCTATCTTTCACTCCACAAGCTGTGACAGCACTACTTCACAGCAACCCCATTGGCAAGCTCTAGCCGGATCCTCCCTTATCCCTATCCAGACCCCACCAGGCAACCACCCCTTTCCTGACCCGACCCGGAAGCTACCCCCGCTCCAATTTGGGTCAGTCCTTGACCCACGTAGCCAGTTAGTGCAATGGTGGAATCGAGTGTTTTTATTGGCACGTGGCATTTCGTTAGCCGTTgatcctcttttcttttatgcattgACGTTATCGATAGGAAAAGGTGGGGCCCCTTGTTTGTACGTGGATAATAACGTGGCGGCTGCCGTAACCGTTGCACGGACGTGTCTTGACGCCGTTCAGTTCTGGCGCGTATGGTTACAGTTCAGGTTGGCTTATGTTTCTAAAGAGAGTCTTGTTTTTGGATGCGGTGAACTCGTGTGGGACGCACGTGCTATTGCTACGCATTACGTCAAGTCGTTTAAAGGTTTCTGGTTTGACGTTTTCGTGATCCTGCCATTTCCTCAG GCAACAGTTTGGCTATTGGTGCCAAGATTGATCACACAAGAGAAGATTAAGCTGGTACCGACGATAATACTG GTTATTGGAGGATGCTGGTATGTGCTTGCTACTCAAAGTGTTGTGAAATGTCTCAAGGAACAGTGTGAAAGAAATGGCAATTACAAGCTTTCTCTCTCATGTTCTGGGGGAGTTTGTTATCAGTTTATGTATCCTGAAGATAAATTCGGAAACACATGTGGCAATAGCACAAAATTGATTGCAAAACCATTGTGCTTGGATGATGATGGACCATTCAATCATGGGATTTATTCGCAAGGACTTCTAGTCGTTACCAGCCATTCTCTTGCTGTCAGGATTCTTTATCCCATATTCTGGGGCCTGCTGAACCTAag CTCTTTCGGCAATGAACTAGCTCCAACAAGTAACTTGGTAGAAGTGATGTTCAGTATATTCATTGTGCTGTGTGGATTAACTCTCTTCACTCTAATGGTTGGAAATATACAG GTATTTCTGTCTGTGATGTTGGCAAAGAACAAAGACATGCAGCTTAAGCGTCGAGACATAGAATGGTGGATGAGGAGAAGACAGTTACCATCTGATTTGAGACGAAGAATGAGACATTTTGATAGCCAGAGGTGGGCTATCATGGGGGGAGAAGATGAGATTAAGTGGATTGAAGAATTACCTGAGGGACTCCGCAGAGACATTAAGCGATTTCTTTGCTTGGATCTGATAAAAAAG GCACCTCTGTTTCACAACTTGGATGATCTTATTCTTGACAACATTTGTGATCGTGTCAAGCCCCTTATCTTCTGCAAAGGCGAAAAG ATAATTAGAGAAGGAGACCCCGTGCCAAGGATGTACTTTATAGTGCGTGGACGTGCGAAACGTAGCCAAAGCCTTAGCAAAGGCATGGTAGGCTCAAGTGTGCTTGAACCTGGAGGCTTTTTAGGCGATGAATTGCTTTCCTGGTGCCTTCAACGCCCATTTAGAGACCGCCTCCCAGCCTCATCTGCAACATTTGTTTGTCTGGAACCGACAGAAGCATTTGGTCTTGATGCAAACCATCTTAGGTATATCACTGACCACTTCAGATACACATTTGCAAGTGAAAAGCTGAAGCGAACAATGAGATATTACTCTTCGAATTGGCGAACATGGGCAGCTGTGAACATACAATTTGCTTGGAGACGATACAGGATGAGGACCAGAGGTCTAGTGATTCCTGTAGTGATGCATGGAAACATTGAGAATCTGCTTCGGCAGTATGCGGCCATGTTCTTGTCATTGAGGCCTCATGATCACCTTGAGTGA
- the LOC8285076 gene encoding cyclic nucleotide-gated ion channel 2 isoform X1 — protein sequence MRKHSNVNDNNCRNDTVFHGSTTTKCFACTQVGVPIFHSTSCDSTTSQQPHWQALAGSSLIPIQTPPGNHPFPDPTRKLPPLQFGSVLDPRSQLVQWWNRVFLLARGISLAVDPLFFYALTLSIGKGGAPCLYVDNNVAAAVTVARTCLDAVQFWRVWLQFRLAYVSKESLVFGCGELVWDARAIATHYVKSFKGFWFDVFVILPFPQATVWLLVPRLITQEKIKLVPTIILVTFLFQFLPKIYHSFRMMSRMRKVTGYIFGTIWWGLGLNLIAYLIASHVIGGCWYVLATQSVVKCLKEQCERNGNYKLSLSCSGGVCYQFMYPEDKFGNTCGNSTKLIAKPLCLDDDGPFNHGIYSQGLLVVTSHSLAVRILYPIFWGLLNLSSFGNELAPTSNLVEVMFSIFIVLCGLTLFTLMVGNIQVFLSVMLAKNKDMQLKRRDIEWWMRRRQLPSDLRRRMRHFDSQRWAIMGGEDEIKWIEELPEGLRRDIKRFLCLDLIKKAPLFHNLDDLILDNICDRVKPLIFCKGEKIIREGDPVPRMYFIVRGRAKRSQSLSKGMVGSSVLEPGGFLGDELLSWCLQRPFRDRLPASSATFVCLEPTEAFGLDANHLRYITDHFRYTFASEKLKRTMRYYSSNWRTWAAVNIQFAWRRYRMRTRGLVIPVVMHGNIENLLRQYAAMFLSLRPHDHLE from the exons ATGAGAAAACACAGCAATGTCAACGACAACAACTGCAGAAACGACACCGTTTTTCACGGCTCCACCACCACCAAGTGTTTCGCATGCACACAAGTTGGCGTCCCTATCTTTCACTCCACAAGCTGTGACAGCACTACTTCACAGCAACCCCATTGGCAAGCTCTAGCCGGATCCTCCCTTATCCCTATCCAGACCCCACCAGGCAACCACCCCTTTCCTGACCCGACCCGGAAGCTACCCCCGCTCCAATTTGGGTCAGTCCTTGACCCACGTAGCCAGTTAGTGCAATGGTGGAATCGAGTGTTTTTATTGGCACGTGGCATTTCGTTAGCCGTTgatcctcttttcttttatgcattgACGTTATCGATAGGAAAAGGTGGGGCCCCTTGTTTGTACGTGGATAATAACGTGGCGGCTGCCGTAACCGTTGCACGGACGTGTCTTGACGCCGTTCAGTTCTGGCGCGTATGGTTACAGTTCAGGTTGGCTTATGTTTCTAAAGAGAGTCTTGTTTTTGGATGCGGTGAACTCGTGTGGGACGCACGTGCTATTGCTACGCATTACGTCAAGTCGTTTAAAGGTTTCTGGTTTGACGTTTTCGTGATCCTGCCATTTCCTCAG GCAACAGTTTGGCTATTGGTGCCAAGATTGATCACACAAGAGAAGATTAAGCTGGTACCGACGATAATACTGGTAACATTCTTGTTTCAATTCCTGCCTAAGATCTACCATAGCTTTCGCATGATGAGCAGAATGCGAAAGGTCACAGGTTATATCTTTGGTACCATCTGGTGGGGTCTTGGCCTTAATCTCATTGCCTACCTAATCGCCTCTCAT GTTATTGGAGGATGCTGGTATGTGCTTGCTACTCAAAGTGTTGTGAAATGTCTCAAGGAACAGTGTGAAAGAAATGGCAATTACAAGCTTTCTCTCTCATGTTCTGGGGGAGTTTGTTATCAGTTTATGTATCCTGAAGATAAATTCGGAAACACATGTGGCAATAGCACAAAATTGATTGCAAAACCATTGTGCTTGGATGATGATGGACCATTCAATCATGGGATTTATTCGCAAGGACTTCTAGTCGTTACCAGCCATTCTCTTGCTGTCAGGATTCTTTATCCCATATTCTGGGGCCTGCTGAACCTAag CTCTTTCGGCAATGAACTAGCTCCAACAAGTAACTTGGTAGAAGTGATGTTCAGTATATTCATTGTGCTGTGTGGATTAACTCTCTTCACTCTAATGGTTGGAAATATACAG GTATTTCTGTCTGTGATGTTGGCAAAGAACAAAGACATGCAGCTTAAGCGTCGAGACATAGAATGGTGGATGAGGAGAAGACAGTTACCATCTGATTTGAGACGAAGAATGAGACATTTTGATAGCCAGAGGTGGGCTATCATGGGGGGAGAAGATGAGATTAAGTGGATTGAAGAATTACCTGAGGGACTCCGCAGAGACATTAAGCGATTTCTTTGCTTGGATCTGATAAAAAAG GCACCTCTGTTTCACAACTTGGATGATCTTATTCTTGACAACATTTGTGATCGTGTCAAGCCCCTTATCTTCTGCAAAGGCGAAAAG ATAATTAGAGAAGGAGACCCCGTGCCAAGGATGTACTTTATAGTGCGTGGACGTGCGAAACGTAGCCAAAGCCTTAGCAAAGGCATGGTAGGCTCAAGTGTGCTTGAACCTGGAGGCTTTTTAGGCGATGAATTGCTTTCCTGGTGCCTTCAACGCCCATTTAGAGACCGCCTCCCAGCCTCATCTGCAACATTTGTTTGTCTGGAACCGACAGAAGCATTTGGTCTTGATGCAAACCATCTTAGGTATATCACTGACCACTTCAGATACACATTTGCAAGTGAAAAGCTGAAGCGAACAATGAGATATTACTCTTCGAATTGGCGAACATGGGCAGCTGTGAACATACAATTTGCTTGGAGACGATACAGGATGAGGACCAGAGGTCTAGTGATTCCTGTAGTGATGCATGGAAACATTGAGAATCTGCTTCGGCAGTATGCGGCCATGTTCTTGTCATTGAGGCCTCATGATCACCTTGAGTGA